From Bos javanicus breed banteng chromosome 5, ARS-OSU_banteng_1.0, whole genome shotgun sequence, the proteins below share one genomic window:
- the ASCL1 gene encoding achaete-scute homolog 1 codes for MESSAKMESGGAGPQPQQPFLPPAACFFATAAAQSAQQPPPPPPPPPQLSPAADGQPSGGGHKSAPKQVKRQRSSSPELMRCKRRLNFSGFGYSLPQQQPAAVARRNERERNRVKLVNLGFATLREHVPNGAANKKMSKVETLRSAVEYIRALQQLLDEHDAVSAAFQAGVLSPTISPNYSNDMNSMAGSPVSSYSSDEGSYDPLSPEEQELLDFTNWF; via the coding sequence ATGGAGAGCTCTGCCAAGATGGAGAGCGGCGGCGCCGGCCCGCAGCCCCAGCAGCCCTTCCTACCGCCCGCAGCCTGCTTCTTTGCCACGGCGGCGGCACAGAGCGcgcagcagccgccgccgccgccgccgccgccgccacagcTGAGCCCCGCGGCCGACGGCCAGCCCTCAGGGGGCGGTCACAAGTCAGCGCCCAAGCAAGTCAAGCGCCAGCGCTCTTCGTCTCCCGAACTGATGCGCTGCAAACGCCGGCTCAACTTCAGCGGCTTTGGCTACAGCCTGCCGCAGCAGCAGCCGGCCGCCGTGGCGCGTCGCAACGAGCGCGAGCGCAACCGCGTCAAGCTGGTCAACCTGGGCTTCGCCACCCTTCGGGAGCACGTACCCAACGGTGCGGCCAACAAGAAGATGAGCAAGGTGGAGACGCTGCGCTCCGCCGTCGAGTACATCCGCGCGCTCCAGCAGCTGCTGGACGAGCACGACGCGGTGAGCGCCGCCTTCCAGGCCGGCGTCCTGTCGCCCACCATCTCCCCCAACTACTCCAACGACATGAACTCCATGGCCGGCTCGCCGGTCTCATCCTACTCTTCGGACGAGGGGTCCTACGACCCTCTCAGCCCCGAGGAACAAGAACTACTCGATTTCACCAACTGGTTCTGA